A genomic stretch from Hirundo rustica isolate bHirRus1 chromosome 26, bHirRus1.pri.v3, whole genome shotgun sequence includes:
- the JUND gene encoding transcription factor JunD has product METPFYHDDVLSGLGSGFAPSSGSSGLLLPFPGGSMMKKDALGMALPEQVAAALKAPGAASGDAAGLMGSAELGLLKLASPELERLIIQSNGLVTTTPTSGQFLYPKAAASEEQEFAEGFVKALEDLHKQNQLGGGAAGSGGGAGGGGGGGSGGAGELPAAGMAPEPPVYANLSTYPAVSYAADPGPFAAPPPRLPPPPPPPPLKDEPQIVPEVPSFGESPPLSPIDMDTQERIKAERKRLRNRIAASKCRKRKLERISRLEEKVKSLKSQNTELASTASLLREQVAQLKQKVLSHVNSGCQLLPQHQHQVPAY; this is encoded by the coding sequence ATGGAAACACCCTTCTACCATGATGATGTGTTGAGCGGCCTCGGCAGCGGCTTCGCCCCGTCCTCCGGCAGCAGCGGgctcctcctgcctttccccGGCGGCAGCATGATGAAGAAGGACGCGCTCGGGATGGCCTTACCGGAACAGGTGGCGGCGGCGCTGAAAGCTCCCGGCGCGGCCAGCGGCGACGCGGCGGGGCTGATGGGCTCGgccgagctggggctgctcaagCTGGCGTCCCCGGAGCTGGAGCGGCTCATCATCCAGTCCAACGGGCTGGTCACCACCACCCCGACCAGCGGCCAGTTCCTCTACCCGAAAGCGGCCGCCTCCGAGGAGCAGGAGTTCGCCGAGGGTTTCGTCAAGGCGCTGGAGGACTTGCACAAGCAGAACCAGCtgggcggcggcgcggcggggagcggcggcggcgcgggcggcggcggcgggggaggAAGCGGCGGCGCGGGCGAGCTGCCCGCCGCCGGGATGGCCCCGGAGCCGCCGGTCTACGCCAACCTCAGCACCTACCCGGCCGTCAGCTACGCCGCCGACCCCGGCCCGTtcgcggcgccgccgccgcggctgccgccgccgccgcccccgccgccgctaAAGGACGAGCCGCAGATCGTGCCGGAGGTGCCGAGCTTCGGCGAGAGCCCGCCGCTGTCCCCCATCGACATGGACACGCAGGAGCGCATCAAGGCGGAACGGAAGCGGCTGAGGAACCGCATCGCCGCCTCCAAGTGCCGCAAGAGGAAGCTGGAGCGGATCTCCCGGCTGGAGGAGAAGGTGAAGAGCCTCAAGAGCCAGAACACGGAGCTCGCCTCCACCGCCAGCCTGCTCCGCGAGCAGGTCGCCCAGCTCAAGCAGAAGGTGCTCAGCCACGTCAACAGcggctgccagctcctgccccagcaccaaCACCAGGTGCCGGCCTACTGA
- the LSM4 gene encoding U6 snRNA-associated Sm-like protein LSm4 → MLPLSLLKTAQNHPMLVELKNGETYNGHLVSCDNWMNINLREVICTSRDGDKFWRMPECYIRGSTIKYLRIPDEIIDMVKEEVVSKGRGRGGMQQQKQQKGRGVGGAGRGVFGGRGRGIPGSGRGQQEKKPGRQAAKQ, encoded by the exons ATG CTCCCCCTGTCCTTGCTGAAGACGGCGCAGAACCACCCCATG CTGGTGGAGCTGAAGAACGGGGAGACGTACAACGGGCACCTGGTGAGCTGCGACAACTGGATGAACATCAACCTGCGGGAGGTCATCTGCACGTCGCGG GACGGGGACAAGTTCTGGAGGATGCCGGAGTGCTACATCCGCGGCAGCACCATCAAATACCTGCGGATCCCCGACGAAATCATTGACATGGTGAAGGAGGAGGTGGTGTCCAAGGGCAGGGGCCGCGGTgggatgcagcagcagaagcagcagaagggcCGTGGGGttggaggagctggaagag GTGTGTTTGGGGGCCGTGGCCGAGGAATTCCCGGCAGTGGAAGAggccagcaggaaaaaaagccgGGCAGGCAAGCAGCCAAGCAGTGA